A genomic region of Gallus gallus isolate bGalGal1 chromosome 19, bGalGal1.mat.broiler.GRCg7b, whole genome shotgun sequence contains the following coding sequences:
- the XAF1 gene encoding XIAP-associated factor 1 isoform X4, which produces MTEGTRFCKNCKRDVSTANFSLHEAHCLRFLTLCSECDEPVARKDMKDHQTEAHKQVRCNLCCRSMQQYQLEHHKTKECHKRAMKCKICELEMPFNKLQEHLNTCASRTERCWECNKYVMYKDQKKHKDICQNSGLSYYKDVNFQTRNAYTNAKFIDPTGASDNICLRCNKSFPDNQYSQHLKNNCSATHNLTEVLAGQSTSKPVSDSPLSSSSLAPSSCPVSATTWKDISPKGKKREHPLTSKTLLKPPKNKRMVGIHFPTESELSTSSQVLKDTQSYDMLVTCAHCNTPLPLSALQKHEVRSDALTSTSYMLEPRAIPTELLLIPQQPGVVYFGFHSYLNIGTPIL; this is translated from the exons atGACTGAAGGGACCAGATTCTGCAAAAACTG CAAACGAGATGTGTCTACTGCCAATTTCTCCCTCCATGAGGCCCACTGCTTGCGGTTTCTCACTCTCTGTTCAGAATGTGATGAACCAGTTGCCAGAAAGGATATGAAAGACCATCAAACAGAAGCACACAAGCAG GTCAGATGTAATCTTTGTTGCCGAAGTATGCAGCAATATCAGCTGGAGCATCACAAG ACCAAGGAATGTCACAAACGAGCAATGAAATGCAAAATCTGTGAATTGGAAATGCCCTTCAACAAGCTGCAGGAACACCTGAACACCTGTGCCAGTAGAACAGAGCGGTGTTGGGAGTGTAACAAATATGTTATGTACAAAGAccagaaaaaacacaaagatattTGTCAGAACAGTGGTCTGTCCTATTATAAGGATGTGAACTTTCAAACCAGGAATGCATATACTAATGCAAAATTTATTGACCCCACTG GTGCCAGTGACAATATTTGTCTGAGGTGCAATAAGTCATTCCCAGACAACCAGTACTCCCAACATCTG AAGAATAACTGCAGCGCAACCCATAATCTGACTGAAGTTCTTGCTGGCCAGTCAACTTCAAAACCCGTCAGTGATTCACCActgtcttcttcctctctggCTCCCTCTTCCTGCCCTGTGAGTGCAACTACATGGAAAGACATCTCtcccaaagggaaaaaaagggaacatCCATTGACCTCCAAAACCTTGCTCAAACCTCCAAAGAACAAAAGGATGGTTGGTATTCACTTTCCCACTGAAAGCGAACTTTCCACATCATCTCAAGTTCTTAAAGACACTCAGTCTTATGACATGCTGGTGACCTGTGCCCACTGCAACACTCCTCTGCCACTTTCAGCCCTTCAGAAACATGAGGTGAGAAGTGATGCACTGACCTCAACCTCCTACATGCTTGAACCAAGAGCCATACCCACAGAGCTGCTACTTATCCCCCAACAACCTGGGGTTGTCTATTTTGGATTCCATAGCTACTTGAACATAGGTACTCCCATTCTGTAA
- the XAF1 gene encoding XIAP-associated factor 1 isoform X1 codes for MKRVSHCHLDPQDTREEKISSRITRKIMTEGTRFCKNCKRDVSTANFSLHEAHCLRFLTLCSECDEPVARKDMKDHQTEAHKQVRCNLCCRSMQQYQLEHHKTKECHKRAMKCKICELEMPFNKLQEHLNTCASRTERCWECNKYVMYKDQKKHKDICQNSGLSYYKDVNFQTRNAYTNAKFIDPTGASDNICLRCNKSFPDNQYSQHLKNNCSATHNLTEVLAGQSTSKPVSDSPLSSSSLAPSSCPVSATTWKDISPKGKKREHPLTSKTLLKPPKNKRMVGIHFPTESELSTSSQVLKDTQSYDMLVTCAHCNTPLPLSALQKHEVRSDALTSTSYMLEPRAIPTELLLIPQQPGVVYFGFHSYLNIGTPIL; via the exons ATGAAGAGAGTATCCCACTGCCACTTGGACCCCCAAGACACAAGGG AAGAAAAGATATCCAGCagaataacaagaaaaattatGACTGAAGGGACCAGATTCTGCAAAAACTG CAAACGAGATGTGTCTACTGCCAATTTCTCCCTCCATGAGGCCCACTGCTTGCGGTTTCTCACTCTCTGTTCAGAATGTGATGAACCAGTTGCCAGAAAGGATATGAAAGACCATCAAACAGAAGCACACAAGCAG GTCAGATGTAATCTTTGTTGCCGAAGTATGCAGCAATATCAGCTGGAGCATCACAAG ACCAAGGAATGTCACAAACGAGCAATGAAATGCAAAATCTGTGAATTGGAAATGCCCTTCAACAAGCTGCAGGAACACCTGAACACCTGTGCCAGTAGAACAGAGCGGTGTTGGGAGTGTAACAAATATGTTATGTACAAAGAccagaaaaaacacaaagatattTGTCAGAACAGTGGTCTGTCCTATTATAAGGATGTGAACTTTCAAACCAGGAATGCATATACTAATGCAAAATTTATTGACCCCACTG GTGCCAGTGACAATATTTGTCTGAGGTGCAATAAGTCATTCCCAGACAACCAGTACTCCCAACATCTG AAGAATAACTGCAGCGCAACCCATAATCTGACTGAAGTTCTTGCTGGCCAGTCAACTTCAAAACCCGTCAGTGATTCACCActgtcttcttcctctctggCTCCCTCTTCCTGCCCTGTGAGTGCAACTACATGGAAAGACATCTCtcccaaagggaaaaaaagggaacatCCATTGACCTCCAAAACCTTGCTCAAACCTCCAAAGAACAAAAGGATGGTTGGTATTCACTTTCCCACTGAAAGCGAACTTTCCACATCATCTCAAGTTCTTAAAGACACTCAGTCTTATGACATGCTGGTGACCTGTGCCCACTGCAACACTCCTCTGCCACTTTCAGCCCTTCAGAAACATGAGGTGAGAAGTGATGCACTGACCTCAACCTCCTACATGCTTGAACCAAGAGCCATACCCACAGAGCTGCTACTTATCCCCCAACAACCTGGGGTTGTCTATTTTGGATTCCATAGCTACTTGAACATAGGTACTCCCATTCTGTAA
- the XAF1 gene encoding XIAP-associated factor 1 isoform X3, with protein MKRVSHCHLDPQDTREEKISSRITRKIMTEGTRFCKNCKRDVSTANFSLHEAHCLRFLTLCSECDEPVARKDMKDHQTEAHKQVRCNLCCRSMQQYQLEHHKTKECHKRAMKCKICELEMPFNKLQEHLNTCASRTERCWECNKYVMYKDQKKHKDICQNSGLSYYKDVNFQTRNAYTNAKFIDPTGASDNICLRCNKSFPDNQYSQHLKNNCSATHNLTEVLAGQSTSKPVSDSPLSSSSLAPSSCPVSATTWKDISPKGKKREHPLTSKTLLKPPKNKRMVGIHFPTESELSTSSQVLKDTQSYDMLVTCAHCNTPLPLSALQKHEIKCLHFISLKNVKMNQKPRSGKKEDSF; from the exons ATGAAGAGAGTATCCCACTGCCACTTGGACCCCCAAGACACAAGGG AAGAAAAGATATCCAGCagaataacaagaaaaattatGACTGAAGGGACCAGATTCTGCAAAAACTG CAAACGAGATGTGTCTACTGCCAATTTCTCCCTCCATGAGGCCCACTGCTTGCGGTTTCTCACTCTCTGTTCAGAATGTGATGAACCAGTTGCCAGAAAGGATATGAAAGACCATCAAACAGAAGCACACAAGCAG GTCAGATGTAATCTTTGTTGCCGAAGTATGCAGCAATATCAGCTGGAGCATCACAAG ACCAAGGAATGTCACAAACGAGCAATGAAATGCAAAATCTGTGAATTGGAAATGCCCTTCAACAAGCTGCAGGAACACCTGAACACCTGTGCCAGTAGAACAGAGCGGTGTTGGGAGTGTAACAAATATGTTATGTACAAAGAccagaaaaaacacaaagatattTGTCAGAACAGTGGTCTGTCCTATTATAAGGATGTGAACTTTCAAACCAGGAATGCATATACTAATGCAAAATTTATTGACCCCACTG GTGCCAGTGACAATATTTGTCTGAGGTGCAATAAGTCATTCCCAGACAACCAGTACTCCCAACATCTG AAGAATAACTGCAGCGCAACCCATAATCTGACTGAAGTTCTTGCTGGCCAGTCAACTTCAAAACCCGTCAGTGATTCACCActgtcttcttcctctctggCTCCCTCTTCCTGCCCTGTGAGTGCAACTACATGGAAAGACATCTCtcccaaagggaaaaaaagggaacatCCATTGACCTCCAAAACCTTGCTCAAACCTCCAAAGAACAAAAGGATGGTTGGTATTCACTTTCCCACTGAAAGCGAACTTTCCACATCATCTCAAGTTCTTAAAGACACTCAGTCTTATGACATGCTGGTGACCTGTGCCCACTGCAACACTCCTCTGCCACTTTCAGCCCTTCAGAAACATGAG atCAAATGCCTACATTTTATATCTTTGAAAAATGTTAAGATGAACCAAAAACCACgcagtggaaaaaaag AAGACTCTTTCTAG
- the XAF1 gene encoding XIAP-associated factor 1 isoform X9, translating to MKRVSHCHLDPQDTREEKISSRITRKIMTEGTRFCKNCKRDVSTANFSLHEAHCLRFLTLCSECDEPVARKDMKDHQTEAHKQVRCNLCCRSMQQYQLEHHKTKECHKRAMKCKICELEMPFNKLQEHLNTCASRTERCWECNKYVMYKDQKKHKDICQNSGLSYYKDVNFQTRNAYTNAKFIDPTGASDNICLRCNKSFPDNQYSQHLKNNCSATHNLTEVLAGQSTSKPVSDSPLSSSSLAPSSCPVSATTWKDISPKGKKREHPLTSKTLLKPPKNKRMIKCLHFISLKNVKMNQKPRSGKKEDSF from the exons ATGAAGAGAGTATCCCACTGCCACTTGGACCCCCAAGACACAAGGG AAGAAAAGATATCCAGCagaataacaagaaaaattatGACTGAAGGGACCAGATTCTGCAAAAACTG CAAACGAGATGTGTCTACTGCCAATTTCTCCCTCCATGAGGCCCACTGCTTGCGGTTTCTCACTCTCTGTTCAGAATGTGATGAACCAGTTGCCAGAAAGGATATGAAAGACCATCAAACAGAAGCACACAAGCAG GTCAGATGTAATCTTTGTTGCCGAAGTATGCAGCAATATCAGCTGGAGCATCACAAG ACCAAGGAATGTCACAAACGAGCAATGAAATGCAAAATCTGTGAATTGGAAATGCCCTTCAACAAGCTGCAGGAACACCTGAACACCTGTGCCAGTAGAACAGAGCGGTGTTGGGAGTGTAACAAATATGTTATGTACAAAGAccagaaaaaacacaaagatattTGTCAGAACAGTGGTCTGTCCTATTATAAGGATGTGAACTTTCAAACCAGGAATGCATATACTAATGCAAAATTTATTGACCCCACTG GTGCCAGTGACAATATTTGTCTGAGGTGCAATAAGTCATTCCCAGACAACCAGTACTCCCAACATCTG AAGAATAACTGCAGCGCAACCCATAATCTGACTGAAGTTCTTGCTGGCCAGTCAACTTCAAAACCCGTCAGTGATTCACCActgtcttcttcctctctggCTCCCTCTTCCTGCCCTGTGAGTGCAACTACATGGAAAGACATCTCtcccaaagggaaaaaaagggaacatCCATTGACCTCCAAAACCTTGCTCAAACCTCCAAAGAACAAAAGGATG atCAAATGCCTACATTTTATATCTTTGAAAAATGTTAAGATGAACCAAAAACCACgcagtggaaaaaaag AAGACTCTTTCTAG
- the XAF1 gene encoding XIAP-associated factor 1 isoform X2 yields the protein MKRVSHCHLDPQDTREEKISSRITRKIMTEGTRFCKNCKRDVSTANFSLHEAHCLRFLTLCSECDEPVARKDMKDHQTEAHKQVRCNLCCRSMQQYQLEHHKTKECHKRAMKCKICELEMPFNKLQEHLNTCASRTERCWECNKYVMYKDQKKHKDICQNSGLSYYKDVNFQTRNAYTNAKFIDPTGASDNICLRCNKSFPDNQYSQHLNNCSATHNLTEVLAGQSTSKPVSDSPLSSSSLAPSSCPVSATTWKDISPKGKKREHPLTSKTLLKPPKNKRMVGIHFPTESELSTSSQVLKDTQSYDMLVTCAHCNTPLPLSALQKHEVRSDALTSTSYMLEPRAIPTELLLIPQQPGVVYFGFHSYLNIGTPIL from the exons ATGAAGAGAGTATCCCACTGCCACTTGGACCCCCAAGACACAAGGG AAGAAAAGATATCCAGCagaataacaagaaaaattatGACTGAAGGGACCAGATTCTGCAAAAACTG CAAACGAGATGTGTCTACTGCCAATTTCTCCCTCCATGAGGCCCACTGCTTGCGGTTTCTCACTCTCTGTTCAGAATGTGATGAACCAGTTGCCAGAAAGGATATGAAAGACCATCAAACAGAAGCACACAAGCAG GTCAGATGTAATCTTTGTTGCCGAAGTATGCAGCAATATCAGCTGGAGCATCACAAG ACCAAGGAATGTCACAAACGAGCAATGAAATGCAAAATCTGTGAATTGGAAATGCCCTTCAACAAGCTGCAGGAACACCTGAACACCTGTGCCAGTAGAACAGAGCGGTGTTGGGAGTGTAACAAATATGTTATGTACAAAGAccagaaaaaacacaaagatattTGTCAGAACAGTGGTCTGTCCTATTATAAGGATGTGAACTTTCAAACCAGGAATGCATATACTAATGCAAAATTTATTGACCCCACTG GTGCCAGTGACAATATTTGTCTGAGGTGCAATAAGTCATTCCCAGACAACCAGTACTCCCAACATCTG AATAACTGCAGCGCAACCCATAATCTGACTGAAGTTCTTGCTGGCCAGTCAACTTCAAAACCCGTCAGTGATTCACCActgtcttcttcctctctggCTCCCTCTTCCTGCCCTGTGAGTGCAACTACATGGAAAGACATCTCtcccaaagggaaaaaaagggaacatCCATTGACCTCCAAAACCTTGCTCAAACCTCCAAAGAACAAAAGGATGGTTGGTATTCACTTTCCCACTGAAAGCGAACTTTCCACATCATCTCAAGTTCTTAAAGACACTCAGTCTTATGACATGCTGGTGACCTGTGCCCACTGCAACACTCCTCTGCCACTTTCAGCCCTTCAGAAACATGAGGTGAGAAGTGATGCACTGACCTCAACCTCCTACATGCTTGAACCAAGAGCCATACCCACAGAGCTGCTACTTATCCCCCAACAACCTGGGGTTGTCTATTTTGGATTCCATAGCTACTTGAACATAGGTACTCCCATTCTGTAA
- the XAF1 gene encoding XIAP-associated factor 1 isoform X10: MKRVSHCHLDPQDTREEKISSRITRKIMTEGTRFCKNCKRDVSTANFSLHEAHCLRFLTLCSECDEPVARKDMKDHQTEAHKQVRCNLCCRSMQQYQLEHHKTKECHKRAMKCKICELEMPFNKLQEHLNTCASRTERCWECNKYVMYKDQKKHKDICQNSGLSYYKDVNFQTRNAYTNAKFIDPTGASDNICLRCNKSFPDNQYSQHLKNNCSATHNLTEVLAGQSTSKPVSDSPLSSSSLAPSSCPIKCLHFISLKNVKMNQKPRSGKKEDSF, translated from the exons ATGAAGAGAGTATCCCACTGCCACTTGGACCCCCAAGACACAAGGG AAGAAAAGATATCCAGCagaataacaagaaaaattatGACTGAAGGGACCAGATTCTGCAAAAACTG CAAACGAGATGTGTCTACTGCCAATTTCTCCCTCCATGAGGCCCACTGCTTGCGGTTTCTCACTCTCTGTTCAGAATGTGATGAACCAGTTGCCAGAAAGGATATGAAAGACCATCAAACAGAAGCACACAAGCAG GTCAGATGTAATCTTTGTTGCCGAAGTATGCAGCAATATCAGCTGGAGCATCACAAG ACCAAGGAATGTCACAAACGAGCAATGAAATGCAAAATCTGTGAATTGGAAATGCCCTTCAACAAGCTGCAGGAACACCTGAACACCTGTGCCAGTAGAACAGAGCGGTGTTGGGAGTGTAACAAATATGTTATGTACAAAGAccagaaaaaacacaaagatattTGTCAGAACAGTGGTCTGTCCTATTATAAGGATGTGAACTTTCAAACCAGGAATGCATATACTAATGCAAAATTTATTGACCCCACTG GTGCCAGTGACAATATTTGTCTGAGGTGCAATAAGTCATTCCCAGACAACCAGTACTCCCAACATCTG AAGAATAACTGCAGCGCAACCCATAATCTGACTGAAGTTCTTGCTGGCCAGTCAACTTCAAAACCCGTCAGTGATTCACCActgtcttcttcctctctggCTCCCTCTTCCTGCCCT atCAAATGCCTACATTTTATATCTTTGAAAAATGTTAAGATGAACCAAAAACCACgcagtggaaaaaaag AAGACTCTTTCTAG
- the XAF1 gene encoding XIAP-associated factor 1 isoform X5: MTEGTRFCKNCKRDVSTANFSLHEAHCLRFLTLCSECDEPVARKDMKDHQTEAHKQVRCNLCCRSMQQYQLEHHKTKECHKRAMKCKICELEMPFNKLQEHLNTCASRTERCWECNKYVMYKDQKKHKDICQNSGLSYYKDVNFQTRNAYTNAKFIDPTGASDNICLRCNKSFPDNQYSQHLNNCSATHNLTEVLAGQSTSKPVSDSPLSSSSLAPSSCPVSATTWKDISPKGKKREHPLTSKTLLKPPKNKRMVGIHFPTESELSTSSQVLKDTQSYDMLVTCAHCNTPLPLSALQKHEVRSDALTSTSYMLEPRAIPTELLLIPQQPGVVYFGFHSYLNIGTPIL, translated from the exons atGACTGAAGGGACCAGATTCTGCAAAAACTG CAAACGAGATGTGTCTACTGCCAATTTCTCCCTCCATGAGGCCCACTGCTTGCGGTTTCTCACTCTCTGTTCAGAATGTGATGAACCAGTTGCCAGAAAGGATATGAAAGACCATCAAACAGAAGCACACAAGCAG GTCAGATGTAATCTTTGTTGCCGAAGTATGCAGCAATATCAGCTGGAGCATCACAAG ACCAAGGAATGTCACAAACGAGCAATGAAATGCAAAATCTGTGAATTGGAAATGCCCTTCAACAAGCTGCAGGAACACCTGAACACCTGTGCCAGTAGAACAGAGCGGTGTTGGGAGTGTAACAAATATGTTATGTACAAAGAccagaaaaaacacaaagatattTGTCAGAACAGTGGTCTGTCCTATTATAAGGATGTGAACTTTCAAACCAGGAATGCATATACTAATGCAAAATTTATTGACCCCACTG GTGCCAGTGACAATATTTGTCTGAGGTGCAATAAGTCATTCCCAGACAACCAGTACTCCCAACATCTG AATAACTGCAGCGCAACCCATAATCTGACTGAAGTTCTTGCTGGCCAGTCAACTTCAAAACCCGTCAGTGATTCACCActgtcttcttcctctctggCTCCCTCTTCCTGCCCTGTGAGTGCAACTACATGGAAAGACATCTCtcccaaagggaaaaaaagggaacatCCATTGACCTCCAAAACCTTGCTCAAACCTCCAAAGAACAAAAGGATGGTTGGTATTCACTTTCCCACTGAAAGCGAACTTTCCACATCATCTCAAGTTCTTAAAGACACTCAGTCTTATGACATGCTGGTGACCTGTGCCCACTGCAACACTCCTCTGCCACTTTCAGCCCTTCAGAAACATGAGGTGAGAAGTGATGCACTGACCTCAACCTCCTACATGCTTGAACCAAGAGCCATACCCACAGAGCTGCTACTTATCCCCCAACAACCTGGGGTTGTCTATTTTGGATTCCATAGCTACTTGAACATAGGTACTCCCATTCTGTAA
- the XAF1 gene encoding XIAP-associated factor 1 isoform X11, translating into MKRVSHCHLDPQDTREEKISSRITRKIMTEGTRFCKNCKRDVSTANFSLHEAHCLRFLTLCSECDEPVARKDMKDHQTEAHKQVRCNLCCRSMQQYQLEHHKTKECHKRAMKCKICELEMPFNKLQEHLNTCASRTERCWECNKYVMYKDQKKHKDICQNSGLSYYKDVNFQTRNAYTNAKFIDPTGASDNICLRCNKSFPDNQYSQHLNNCSATHNLTEVLAGQSTSKPVSDSPLSSSSLAPSSCPIKCLHFISLKNVKMNQKPRSGKKEDSF; encoded by the exons ATGAAGAGAGTATCCCACTGCCACTTGGACCCCCAAGACACAAGGG AAGAAAAGATATCCAGCagaataacaagaaaaattatGACTGAAGGGACCAGATTCTGCAAAAACTG CAAACGAGATGTGTCTACTGCCAATTTCTCCCTCCATGAGGCCCACTGCTTGCGGTTTCTCACTCTCTGTTCAGAATGTGATGAACCAGTTGCCAGAAAGGATATGAAAGACCATCAAACAGAAGCACACAAGCAG GTCAGATGTAATCTTTGTTGCCGAAGTATGCAGCAATATCAGCTGGAGCATCACAAG ACCAAGGAATGTCACAAACGAGCAATGAAATGCAAAATCTGTGAATTGGAAATGCCCTTCAACAAGCTGCAGGAACACCTGAACACCTGTGCCAGTAGAACAGAGCGGTGTTGGGAGTGTAACAAATATGTTATGTACAAAGAccagaaaaaacacaaagatattTGTCAGAACAGTGGTCTGTCCTATTATAAGGATGTGAACTTTCAAACCAGGAATGCATATACTAATGCAAAATTTATTGACCCCACTG GTGCCAGTGACAATATTTGTCTGAGGTGCAATAAGTCATTCCCAGACAACCAGTACTCCCAACATCTG AATAACTGCAGCGCAACCCATAATCTGACTGAAGTTCTTGCTGGCCAGTCAACTTCAAAACCCGTCAGTGATTCACCActgtcttcttcctctctggCTCCCTCTTCCTGCCCT atCAAATGCCTACATTTTATATCTTTGAAAAATGTTAAGATGAACCAAAAACCACgcagtggaaaaaaag AAGACTCTTTCTAG
- the XAF1 gene encoding XIAP-associated factor 1 isoform X6: MTEGTRFCKNCKRDVSTANFSLHEAHCLRFLTLCSECDEPVARKDMKDHQTEAHKQVRCNLCCRSMQQYQLEHHKTKECHKRAMKCKICELEMPFNKLQEHLNTCASRTERCWECNKYVMYKDQKKHKDICQNSGLSYYKDVNFQTRNAYTNAKFIDPTGASDNICLRCNKSFPDNQYSQHLKNNCSATHNLTEVLAGQSTSKPVSDSPLSSSSLAPSSCPVSATTWKDISPKGKKREHPLTSKTLLKPPKNKRMVGIHFPTESELSTSSQVLKDTQSYDMLVTCAHCNTPLPLSALQKHEIKCLHFISLKNVKMNQKPRSGKKEDSF, encoded by the exons atGACTGAAGGGACCAGATTCTGCAAAAACTG CAAACGAGATGTGTCTACTGCCAATTTCTCCCTCCATGAGGCCCACTGCTTGCGGTTTCTCACTCTCTGTTCAGAATGTGATGAACCAGTTGCCAGAAAGGATATGAAAGACCATCAAACAGAAGCACACAAGCAG GTCAGATGTAATCTTTGTTGCCGAAGTATGCAGCAATATCAGCTGGAGCATCACAAG ACCAAGGAATGTCACAAACGAGCAATGAAATGCAAAATCTGTGAATTGGAAATGCCCTTCAACAAGCTGCAGGAACACCTGAACACCTGTGCCAGTAGAACAGAGCGGTGTTGGGAGTGTAACAAATATGTTATGTACAAAGAccagaaaaaacacaaagatattTGTCAGAACAGTGGTCTGTCCTATTATAAGGATGTGAACTTTCAAACCAGGAATGCATATACTAATGCAAAATTTATTGACCCCACTG GTGCCAGTGACAATATTTGTCTGAGGTGCAATAAGTCATTCCCAGACAACCAGTACTCCCAACATCTG AAGAATAACTGCAGCGCAACCCATAATCTGACTGAAGTTCTTGCTGGCCAGTCAACTTCAAAACCCGTCAGTGATTCACCActgtcttcttcctctctggCTCCCTCTTCCTGCCCTGTGAGTGCAACTACATGGAAAGACATCTCtcccaaagggaaaaaaagggaacatCCATTGACCTCCAAAACCTTGCTCAAACCTCCAAAGAACAAAAGGATGGTTGGTATTCACTTTCCCACTGAAAGCGAACTTTCCACATCATCTCAAGTTCTTAAAGACACTCAGTCTTATGACATGCTGGTGACCTGTGCCCACTGCAACACTCCTCTGCCACTTTCAGCCCTTCAGAAACATGAG atCAAATGCCTACATTTTATATCTTTGAAAAATGTTAAGATGAACCAAAAACCACgcagtggaaaaaaag AAGACTCTTTCTAG